From Rhizorhabdus wittichii RW1, a single genomic window includes:
- a CDS encoding TraD (KEGG: eli:ELI_14690 TraD), which translates to MARKNDIRTDGRAIPLTHHSARGRVQRNSGNFTRGSQLLTHELLMWFSGAKLPILMWFFLFAAAWFVIMSIKLDEHGFQLICMKIYAALWNWVDLNPNKRVNVTLPSGEVMRTVMPAVPYIAEVIQAWKIAMKGLLAAFFVSIFITIPVALWFVDLSRRRGKTILQERHERGAMLVARHVLLNEISQHNYAKFEEEAQDRLPGLAPAKILDMPFRARKAAGIHHPYTLAGIPYPHRTEQSHTMLIGTTGSGKTTELRSLVSQVRAREDTAVIFDLTGAYVEAFYDSARDTILNPMDARCPAWSIFNDCTTHSEFTAAAAALIPSDGGSAEPFWALAARTLFIEMCIRLQERGATTNLALSENLMTADLKRVHRFLANTIADPLTAPEAARMAESIRAVFNTNAQVLRFLPDEGPRFSIRDWTTTEKKPGAILFITSNYVDLAMNRALLTLWMDIAINRLMTMPRTRDLRTWFMFDELGALHRLPAIENGLQTARAFGGAMILGIHSFEKLIEVYGEQGARNLASLARSKLMLATADLDTAEQCARYIGNREVRQMDEAYSYGYNNTRDAATLTPRKQVEPLVIADDITNLPSMHGFVKFPDGFPAARIQLQWKDYPQVAQGFIARPNLQPVRSRRGEEAFEGSDGGEAGGRDGAAQVIGEVADPVNLAKELAANILSAEVEDEHDEAARRAQRAAESDERPATPTHAADRAQAARAATGDPQTVPRDRDGRGQPAPVPQVEDQTLVELRQAFGREDDGMDMGI; encoded by the coding sequence ATGGCGCGTAAAAACGATATCCGCACAGACGGCCGGGCCATCCCCTTGACCCATCACAGCGCGCGCGGACGGGTGCAGCGCAATTCGGGCAATTTTACCCGCGGCTCGCAGCTTCTCACCCACGAACTTCTGATGTGGTTCTCGGGTGCGAAACTGCCCATCCTGATGTGGTTCTTCCTCTTCGCGGCCGCCTGGTTCGTGATCATGTCGATCAAGCTCGACGAGCACGGCTTCCAGCTCATCTGCATGAAGATTTATGCCGCGCTCTGGAACTGGGTCGACCTCAACCCCAACAAGCGCGTCAACGTCACCCTGCCGAGCGGCGAGGTCATGCGTACGGTGATGCCCGCGGTGCCTTATATCGCCGAGGTCATCCAGGCCTGGAAGATCGCGATGAAAGGCCTTCTGGCGGCCTTCTTCGTATCCATCTTCATCACCATCCCGGTCGCACTCTGGTTCGTCGATCTTTCGCGCCGGCGGGGCAAGACGATCCTTCAGGAACGCCACGAGCGCGGAGCCATGCTGGTCGCCCGCCACGTGCTTCTCAACGAGATCAGCCAGCACAATTACGCGAAGTTCGAAGAGGAGGCGCAGGATCGCCTGCCCGGCCTCGCCCCGGCCAAGATTCTCGACATGCCGTTTCGTGCACGCAAGGCGGCGGGCATCCATCACCCCTATACGCTTGCGGGCATCCCTTATCCGCATCGCACCGAGCAGTCGCATACCATGCTCATCGGTACGACCGGATCGGGCAAGACGACCGAACTCAGGAGCCTGGTTTCGCAGGTGCGAGCCCGCGAGGACACGGCCGTCATCTTCGATCTCACCGGCGCCTATGTCGAAGCCTTCTACGATTCCGCGCGCGATACGATCCTCAACCCGATGGACGCGCGCTGCCCGGCCTGGTCGATCTTCAACGACTGCACCACGCATAGCGAATTCACTGCCGCAGCGGCGGCGCTCATTCCCTCGGACGGCGGCTCTGCCGAACCCTTCTGGGCGCTCGCGGCGCGCACCCTCTTCATCGAGATGTGCATCCGGCTCCAGGAGCGCGGCGCGACGACCAATCTCGCGCTCTCCGAGAACCTGATGACGGCCGACCTGAAGCGGGTTCACCGTTTCCTTGCCAACACGATCGCGGACCCGCTCACCGCGCCGGAAGCCGCACGCATGGCGGAATCGATCCGCGCGGTCTTCAATACCAATGCGCAGGTGCTGCGCTTCCTTCCCGACGAGGGGCCACGCTTCTCGATCCGCGACTGGACCACGACCGAGAAGAAGCCCGGCGCGATCCTGTTCATCACCTCGAACTATGTCGATCTGGCGATGAACCGGGCGCTGCTGACGCTGTGGATGGACATCGCCATCAACCGCCTCATGACCATGCCGCGCACCCGCGATCTGCGCACCTGGTTCATGTTCGACGAACTCGGCGCACTCCATCGTCTGCCCGCGATCGAGAATGGTCTCCAGACCGCCCGCGCGTTCGGCGGCGCGATGATCCTGGGGATCCACAGCTTCGAAAAACTGATCGAGGTCTATGGCGAGCAGGGTGCCCGCAATCTCGCCTCGCTCGCGCGCTCCAAGCTGATGCTCGCAACCGCCGATCTCGACACCGCCGAGCAATGCGCGCGCTACATCGGCAACCGCGAAGTACGGCAGATGGATGAAGCCTATAGCTACGGCTACAACAACACGCGCGACGCCGCGACGCTGACGCCGCGCAAGCAGGTCGAGCCGCTCGTCATCGCGGACGACATCACCAACCTGCCCTCGATGCATGGTTTCGTGAAATTCCCTGATGGCTTCCCCGCGGCGCGCATCCAGCTCCAGTGGAAAGACTACCCCCAGGTCGCCCAGGGCTTCATCGCCCGTCCCAATCTCCAGCCGGTGCGATCAAGGCGCGGAGAGGAGGCGTTCGAGGGGAGCGATGGGGGCGAAGCGGGCGGGCGCGATGGCGCCGCGCAGGTGATCGGGGAGGTTGCCGATCCCGTCAATCTGGCCAAGGAACTTGCCGCCAATATCCTGTCGGCCGAGGTCGAGGATGAGCATGATGAAGCGGCCCGCCGGGCGCAGCGTGCGGCCGAGAGCGACGAGCGGCCAGCAACCCCCACGCACGCCGCGGACAGGGCACAGGCGGCGCGCGCTGCGACCGGGGATCCTCAGACCGTGCCGCGCGATCGCGACGGGCGGGGTCAACCTGCGCCAGTGCCCCAGGTCGAGGATCAGACGCTGGTCGAGCTAAGGCAGGCGTTCGGGCGCGAGGACGACGGCATGGACATGGGGATCTGA
- a CDS encoding Conjugative relaxase region-like protein (TIGRFAM: Conjugative relaxase region-like~PFAM: TrwC relaxase~KEGG: eli:ELI_04215 TrwC protein) produces MLSVASVRSASGAANYFAKDDYYTVEGSSEISAWGGEGAGALGLSGEVGKDAFEGMLNGILPSGEGVAQVENRRAGLDLTFSMPKSASILAYVAGDKRILAANMAAVQKTMAWVEKNLAEGRKDIGGRTVPVATGNLVYALFQHDTSRALDPQGHIHAVIANLTRLPDGKWQALHADKIWSHNTVIGSIYHAYLREGIEQLGFRIEALGKHGTFEIAGVPRKVIDAYSQRREAILEKAAALGIVSHKGRDQITTNTRDPKLNVKDRDALKQEWIDKAASLGFDGKALVEGALARSDRHGALGPLERGYKAVTEAIAAGREKLGDLVRPADPLVDRGLARVTQSPAIARAQLAVASAVRIHSEREAAFPIHRLAKTALDLGLKDVTIDRIEQRIQQLVARGTLLRGQERAADFVTTRQALATETQILTQVEAGRGQANPIIDASEAPGRLQAAATQPLNTGQLAAATLILGSADRTVSIQGIAGAGKSTMLQAVARVAEAEGRAITGLAFQNKMVADLAEGAGVPAQTIASFVLAHERYVAEPQGPGYDAARAAHAGSMLVVDETSMVSSNDMLKLHAIVETLGVDKLVLVGDRQQLSSIDAGKSFAMIQAAGGTLARMDENIRQRTDVLRTVAALANIGKASEAMRVLGDKVIEASQPAEHAADLWLALDPAERQATAVFASGREARAAINERIQAGLAAEGSLEGEGIHLTVYERVNTTREELRYAATYRAGMTLEVGRGGGQDIGLRAGRYDVLAVHANGKVELGEGRRRIRFDPLKLSPTETRDRLQLTEKKDLHLRAGDRIRWTANDKPRGLTNASLARVVAVDRDSVTVETAGRDRLVLAFGDPMLSRVDLAYALNMHMAQGITTDKAITVMDSHERNLSNQRLFNVGVTRVRDDLTMVVDDKAKLERQLDHNPGNKTSALETLGRLEIDGPGRAQASGPFDPGPVEGGPGPKAAEGLDGFPPVPPAEGQVAARAKSDDLSAPRLKPEQADLLPPLPERSLGLDL; encoded by the coding sequence ATGCTGTCGGTCGCCTCGGTCCGCTCGGCTTCGGGCGCCGCGAATTATTTCGCGAAGGACGACTATTACACCGTCGAAGGATCCTCCGAGATCAGCGCCTGGGGCGGGGAGGGCGCGGGGGCGCTCGGGCTGTCGGGAGAAGTGGGTAAGGATGCGTTCGAGGGCATGCTCAACGGCATCCTGCCTTCGGGAGAAGGGGTGGCTCAAGTAGAGAACCGCCGGGCCGGCCTCGACCTCACCTTCTCCATGCCCAAGTCAGCCTCGATCCTGGCCTATGTGGCGGGCGACAAGCGCATTCTCGCCGCCAACATGGCGGCGGTCCAGAAGACGATGGCCTGGGTCGAGAAAAACCTCGCCGAAGGTCGCAAGGATATCGGCGGGCGAACCGTCCCTGTCGCGACCGGCAACCTCGTCTATGCCCTCTTCCAGCACGACACGAGCCGTGCCCTCGATCCCCAGGGGCATATCCATGCAGTGATCGCCAACCTGACCCGTCTGCCCGACGGCAAATGGCAAGCGCTCCACGCGGACAAGATCTGGAGCCACAACACCGTCATCGGCTCGATCTACCACGCCTATCTGCGCGAAGGCATCGAGCAGCTCGGTTTCAGGATCGAGGCGCTCGGCAAGCACGGCACCTTCGAGATCGCCGGCGTACCGCGCAAGGTGATTGATGCCTACAGCCAGCGCCGCGAAGCGATCCTCGAAAAGGCGGCGGCGCTTGGCATCGTCTCGCACAAGGGCCGCGACCAGATCACCACCAATACCCGCGATCCCAAGCTCAATGTCAAGGATCGCGACGCCCTCAAGCAGGAATGGATCGACAAGGCGGCGTCGCTCGGATTCGACGGAAAGGCCCTCGTCGAGGGCGCCCTGGCGCGGTCCGATCGCCATGGGGCGCTCGGACCGCTCGAACGCGGCTACAAGGCGGTGACCGAGGCGATCGCCGCCGGGCGCGAAAAGCTCGGCGACCTTGTCCGGCCCGCGGATCCTTTGGTCGATCGCGGCCTTGCCCGCGTCACCCAGTCGCCCGCCATCGCGCGGGCCCAGCTCGCGGTCGCCTCGGCAGTCCGTATTCATAGCGAACGCGAGGCGGCCTTTCCCATCCATCGCCTTGCCAAGACCGCGCTCGACCTTGGCCTCAAGGACGTGACGATCGATCGGATCGAACAGCGGATCCAGCAACTCGTCGCGCGCGGCACGCTGCTCAGGGGACAGGAGCGCGCAGCTGACTTCGTCACCACCCGGCAGGCACTAGCCACGGAAACCCAGATCCTGACCCAGGTAGAGGCGGGCCGCGGACAGGCGAACCCAATCATCGACGCGTCCGAGGCGCCGGGCCGCCTGCAGGCCGCAGCGACGCAGCCCCTCAATACAGGCCAGCTCGCCGCCGCTACCTTGATCCTCGGCTCGGCCGACCGCACGGTCTCGATCCAGGGCATCGCCGGCGCCGGCAAGTCGACGATGCTTCAGGCCGTCGCCCGCGTGGCGGAGGCGGAAGGACGCGCCATCACCGGCCTTGCCTTCCAGAACAAGATGGTCGCCGACCTGGCCGAAGGCGCAGGCGTCCCTGCGCAAACCATCGCCTCTTTCGTGCTTGCCCATGAACGGTATGTCGCCGAACCGCAGGGCCCGGGCTATGATGCGGCGCGGGCGGCACATGCCGGATCGATGCTGGTCGTCGACGAGACCTCGATGGTGTCGTCGAACGATATGCTCAAGCTGCACGCCATCGTCGAGACGCTTGGCGTCGACAAGCTCGTGCTGGTTGGTGACCGGCAGCAGCTCTCCTCGATCGATGCGGGCAAATCCTTCGCCATGATCCAGGCGGCGGGCGGCACGCTGGCGCGCATGGACGAGAATATCCGCCAGCGGACCGACGTCCTGCGCACCGTCGCCGCGCTTGCCAATATCGGCAAGGCAAGCGAGGCGATGCGGGTGCTGGGCGACAAGGTCATCGAAGCCTCCCAGCCCGCAGAACATGCCGCCGATCTCTGGCTGGCGCTCGATCCCGCGGAGCGCCAGGCGACCGCGGTCTTTGCCTCGGGACGCGAGGCACGTGCGGCGATCAACGAGAGGATCCAGGCGGGTCTTGCCGCCGAAGGATCGCTGGAAGGGGAGGGCATCCATCTCACGGTCTATGAGCGGGTCAACACGACGCGCGAGGAACTGCGCTACGCGGCCACCTACCGCGCCGGCATGACGCTCGAGGTCGGTCGGGGCGGCGGCCAGGACATAGGGCTCCGCGCCGGGCGCTACGACGTCCTGGCTGTCCACGCCAATGGCAAGGTCGAGCTGGGCGAAGGCCGCCGCCGTATACGTTTCGATCCGCTGAAATTGTCGCCGACCGAGACACGCGATCGCCTCCAGCTGACCGAGAAGAAGGATCTCCACTTGCGGGCCGGTGACCGCATACGCTGGACGGCCAACGACAAGCCGCGCGGCCTGACCAACGCCTCGCTCGCCCGGGTTGTCGCCGTCGATCGCGACAGCGTGACAGTCGAGACGGCGGGGAGGGACCGGCTCGTGCTCGCGTTTGGCGATCCCATGCTGAGCCGGGTGGACCTGGCCTATGCGCTCAACATGCACATGGCGCAGGGGATCACCACCGACAAGGCGATCACGGTCATGGATAGCCATGAGCGCAACCTGTCGAACCAGCGCCTCTTCAACGTCGGCGTCACCCGCGTGCGCGACGACCTCACCATGGTGGTCGACGACAAGGCGAAGCTCGAGCGGCAACTCGACCACAACCCCGGGAACAAGACCTCTGCGCTCGAGACCCTGGGCCGGCTCGAAATCGACGGTCCGGGAAGGGCGCAGGCATCCGGCCCATTCGATCCGGGACCTGTCGAAGGCGGACCTGGTCCCAAAGCGGCCGAAGGACTCGATGGCTTTCCGCCGGTGCCCCCGGCCGAAGGGCAGGTGGCCGCCAGGGCGAAGTCTGATGATCTGAGCGCGCCGCGCCTCAAGCCCGAACAAGCCGATCTGCTGCCCCCGCTGCCCGAACGCAGTCTGGGCCTCGATTTGTAA
- a CDS encoding hypothetical protein (KEGG: maq:Maqu_2299 hypothetical protein) translates to MGLADRDYMRARRRRGQLTPEPRVVVHPMQKWIMLLSAVTFLYPAYREAKRSGWLSDAGPSLLFPATGSVTVARGIERKDATSKLRVSTADANAVVQLFERASDRHVISVYVRREDHAEVPVPPGTYRMGIIEGDKWHGRGRFFGPSTTYETVVKPMTFTATTSNGIDLHRRPGGKLHTRVNLTDPPALD, encoded by the coding sequence ATGGGTCTCGCGGATCGCGATTATATGCGCGCGCGCAGGCGGCGTGGCCAACTCACGCCCGAACCGCGCGTCGTCGTCCATCCCATGCAGAAGTGGATCATGCTGCTGTCGGCCGTGACGTTTCTTTATCCCGCCTACCGGGAGGCGAAACGCTCCGGCTGGCTTTCCGATGCAGGACCGTCCCTGCTGTTTCCCGCGACGGGAAGCGTAACCGTGGCTCGAGGCATCGAGCGCAAGGACGCGACCTCAAAGCTACGGGTGAGCACGGCTGATGCCAACGCCGTGGTGCAGCTCTTCGAGCGTGCGAGCGATCGTCATGTGATCTCGGTCTATGTCCGTCGTGAGGATCATGCGGAGGTCCCGGTGCCGCCTGGCACCTACCGCATGGGGATCATTGAGGGCGACAAATGGCATGGGCGTGGAAGATTCTTCGGACCTTCGACCACCTACGAGACCGTCGTCAAACCCATGACCTTCACCGCCACCACCTCAAACGGGATCGATCTGCATCGGCGTCCGGGCGGAAAGCTTCACACGCGCGTGAACCTCACCGATCCACCGGCGCTCGACTGA
- a CDS encoding conserved hypothetical protein (KEGG: reu:Reut_C6143 hypothetical protein) codes for MICHALSMPRASRASSGLPPQSQRAIRQLGEDLRTARKRRRIPQKLMAERMLVSVQTLQRLEAGDPTVGLAALASALFVLGMTARLESLVAPETDRVGTSEEIGRLPHSIHTPRRDDPLDF; via the coding sequence ATGATATGTCATGCACTTTCCATGCCCCGCGCCTCTCGAGCCTCCAGCGGTCTGCCGCCACAAAGCCAGCGTGCCATTCGCCAGTTGGGCGAAGACTTGCGCACCGCACGCAAGCGGCGACGCATCCCGCAGAAACTGATGGCCGAGCGTATGCTGGTGTCGGTGCAGACGCTGCAGCGTCTCGAAGCCGGCGATCCGACCGTAGGCCTCGCCGCGCTGGCGAGCGCTCTCTTCGTGCTGGGTATGACGGCTCGCCTGGAATCGCTCGTCGCCCCTGAAACCGACAGGGTCGGGACCAGCGAGGAAATCGGCCGCCTGCCGCACAGCATCCACACGCCGCGGCGCGACGATCCGCTGGATTTCTAA
- a CDS encoding protein of unknown function DUF805 (PFAM: protein of unknown function DUF805~KEGG: bur:Bcep18194_A4744 protein of unknown function DUF805): MDIGEILLSPKGRVGRAPFLAVVATGWAIAFDLLPFNPLLALRYAATINVAVVVISALAVWVGIAITVKRFHDVGLSGFNTVGLVWATLRGDPLAIDAPLAMAIAAFGIITQLWLCIEPGSRSANRFGNPVSA, translated from the coding sequence ATGGACATTGGCGAAATCCTGCTGTCTCCGAAAGGTCGAGTGGGCCGCGCCCCGTTCCTGGCGGTTGTGGCCACAGGTTGGGCGATCGCGTTCGATCTCCTGCCTTTCAACCCGCTGCTCGCGCTACGCTATGCCGCCACCATCAATGTCGCGGTCGTCGTCATTAGCGCGCTGGCGGTCTGGGTGGGGATCGCCATTACGGTCAAGCGTTTCCACGACGTTGGATTATCGGGGTTCAATACGGTCGGATTGGTCTGGGCGACGCTGCGCGGCGACCCGCTGGCGATCGACGCGCCTTTGGCCATGGCCATCGCGGCCTTTGGGATCATCACCCAGCTATGGCTTTGCATAGAGCCGGGCTCGCGGAGCGCCAATCGCTTCGGCAATCCCGTGTCGGCTTAA
- a CDS encoding signal transduction histidine kinase (TIGRFAM: PAS sensor protein~PFAM: GAF domain protein; HWE histidine kinase; PAS fold-3 domain protein~KEGG: sal:Sala_0288 signal transduction histidine kinase) — MVQTNISRVPSTSGRNWSEDERVAALDRYDILDTPTEPIFDDIARLASEALGAPIAVVNLIATARQWFKAEISIGARELPLEVSICAHALLEEDMMVIPDTRLDPRVDCNPLVTAEGGLRFYAGALLKTPDGLPIGTLCVLDRQPRPEGITPFQRLTLEVLARQVMTQLELRRSLSQQQETLAQLAASEERTRLALDAGELGAWESTPALRSLKWDARTRELLGHEPDEALDYETSFLARVHAEDRERVAALIAEALAPGGAGTVSVEYRTVNPRDGRERWIHAKGALAVGLGGEQKFVGTVRDITAEKDAEMHRRLLTGELQHRVKNTLAVVNAIVHQSLRSAPSMEEASTAIGQRLQTLGAAYELLTRTDWTVAPIGAVAEGTTALHGARTGAIRIAGPDLLLSARASLALSMSLHELSTNAVKYGALSVPGGQVDLTWTIDAEEGKSFLTICWEERGGPTVCAPERGGFGTRLMASLASDLGGKGVIDYQPTGVVWRHRADLARITEPA, encoded by the coding sequence ATGGTACAAACGAACATCTCCAGGGTCCCTAGCACGTCCGGCCGAAATTGGAGCGAGGACGAGCGCGTTGCCGCGTTGGACCGCTATGACATTCTTGATACGCCAACCGAGCCGATCTTTGACGACATCGCCCGTCTGGCCTCCGAGGCGCTTGGGGCGCCGATCGCCGTGGTCAACCTTATCGCGACCGCGCGGCAGTGGTTCAAAGCCGAAATCAGCATCGGCGCGCGCGAACTCCCTCTGGAAGTCTCGATCTGCGCGCATGCGCTGCTCGAGGAGGACATGATGGTGATCCCCGACACACGGCTCGATCCGCGGGTCGATTGCAATCCCCTGGTTACGGCCGAAGGTGGTCTTCGCTTCTATGCCGGGGCGCTTCTCAAGACACCCGACGGTCTGCCCATCGGCACGCTGTGCGTTCTTGATCGGCAGCCTCGCCCGGAGGGCATCACGCCCTTCCAGCGGCTCACCCTCGAAGTGCTGGCGCGCCAGGTCATGACGCAGCTGGAATTGCGCAGGTCGCTCAGCCAGCAGCAAGAAACGCTCGCGCAGCTCGCTGCGAGCGAGGAGCGGACCCGCCTTGCCCTTGACGCAGGCGAACTCGGCGCCTGGGAATCGACCCCGGCGCTGCGTTCGCTCAAATGGGACGCGCGCACCCGGGAGTTGCTTGGCCACGAACCTGACGAAGCGCTCGACTATGAAACCTCGTTTCTCGCGCGGGTTCATGCCGAGGATCGCGAGCGGGTCGCTGCCCTTATCGCCGAGGCGCTGGCCCCTGGGGGCGCAGGCACGGTCAGCGTCGAATATCGCACGGTCAATCCTCGTGATGGCCGTGAGCGCTGGATCCACGCCAAGGGCGCGCTTGCCGTAGGTCTGGGCGGCGAACAGAAGTTCGTCGGCACGGTGCGGGACATCACCGCGGAAAAGGATGCCGAGATGCATCGGCGGCTGCTGACTGGCGAGCTCCAGCACCGGGTCAAGAATACGCTCGCCGTGGTAAATGCCATCGTCCACCAGTCGCTCCGCAGCGCGCCCTCGATGGAGGAGGCGAGTACCGCGATCGGGCAGCGCCTCCAGACCCTGGGCGCCGCTTACGAGTTGCTAACCCGCACCGACTGGACGGTGGCGCCGATCGGCGCTGTCGCCGAAGGAACAACGGCGCTTCATGGCGCTCGCACAGGCGCGATCCGGATTGCGGGGCCTGACCTTCTTCTATCGGCACGGGCCTCGCTGGCTCTGTCCATGTCCCTCCACGAGCTGTCCACCAATGCGGTGAAATATGGCGCCCTGTCGGTGCCGGGCGGGCAGGTCGACCTTACCTGGACCATCGATGCGGAAGAGGGAAAGTCATTCCTCACGATCTGCTGGGAGGAGCGAGGCGGACCAACCGTATGCGCGCCCGAGCGAGGCGGGTTCGGCACCCGCTTGATGGCCAGCCTTGCCAGCGATCTCGGCGGCAAGGGAGTCATCGACTATCAGCCGACCGGTGTCGTCTGGCGGCATCGGGCTGATCTGGCACGGATCACCGAACCCGCTTGA
- a CDS encoding hypothetical protein (KEGG: mpt:Mpe_A0489 hypothetical protein), producing MGRWTGIGALAAVVWAPPLVAQSAGMTREQAKALYGAGGFPVVTDAVGPTNRCGKPARPRLTFVDMNGDGRKEALFIDSGDCYQQEKRWYAVATQGPDGRWRRILEGEGSVAASGTAVNGWFVLNATRGGVTTRLTYDGNVYADARMASQAARAAPSAARNATSGPAAAAPAGDAAIFLAAGFHLKKGRWESGCNDGDEDNGPGSYGPGTIEERRDLNGDGRPEAIITEGGTYCYGNTGAAFWVMSQQADGRWKRMYNSVGIADIRPTKGADGWPDIGIGGPGLCMPVVRWNGRAYVDLRVEGKGCAR from the coding sequence ATGGGCAGATGGACAGGCATCGGCGCGCTCGCGGCAGTTGTATGGGCGCCGCCGCTTGTGGCCCAATCGGCAGGCATGACCCGCGAACAGGCGAAAGCCCTCTATGGCGCGGGCGGCTTTCCTGTCGTCACCGACGCCGTCGGGCCGACGAACCGCTGCGGCAAACCGGCAAGGCCGCGCCTTACCTTCGTCGATATGAACGGTGATGGACGCAAGGAAGCCCTCTTTATCGACAGCGGAGATTGCTACCAGCAGGAGAAGCGCTGGTATGCCGTCGCCACCCAGGGCCCGGATGGCCGCTGGCGCCGCATTCTTGAAGGGGAAGGCTCCGTCGCGGCGTCGGGTACAGCAGTCAACGGCTGGTTCGTGCTCAACGCAACGCGCGGCGGCGTGACGACGCGGCTCACTTATGATGGCAATGTCTACGCGGACGCACGTATGGCTTCACAGGCGGCGCGGGCCGCCCCATCGGCGGCTCGAAATGCGACCTCGGGTCCAGCCGCCGCCGCGCCCGCTGGAGACGCCGCGATCTTTCTTGCCGCCGGCTTCCACCTCAAGAAGGGTCGCTGGGAAAGCGGCTGCAACGATGGCGACGAGGACAATGGGCCAGGGTCTTATGGACCCGGCACGATCGAGGAGCGGCGCGACTTGAACGGCGACGGCAGACCCGAGGCCATCATCACCGAAGGCGGCACCTATTGTTATGGCAATACGGGCGCCGCCTTCTGGGTGATGAGCCAGCAGGCCGACGGCCGCTGGAAGCGCATGTATAATTCGGTCGGGATCGCCGATATTCGTCCCACCAAAGGCGCAGACGGTTGGCCCGATATCGGCATCGGCGGCCCCGGCCTTTGCATGCCGGTCGTGCGATGGAACGGCCGGGCCTATGTCGACTTGCGGGTCGAGGGCAAGGGATGTGCCCGTTAA